A portion of the Chryseobacterium tructae genome contains these proteins:
- a CDS encoding adenylosuccinate synthase, with translation MSTYVVVGLQYGDEGKGKITDVLSAKSDYVVRFQGGDNAGHTVYVGEEKFVLHLLPSGVLQCKGKCIIANGVVVNPKSFIREVGQIESKNLRTDHIFISRRAHVIMPYHILLDTYREEEHGGTQIGTTKKGIGPCYEDKIARVGIRMVDLLNPEILRDKIEKNLKVKNSLFEKYYGKPALDVEEIYNEYLEIGKQLQDRIVDTELELNEAIRDGKNVLFEGAQALMLDIDFGTYPYVTSSSPSTGGVCSGAGVPPTSLQNLIGVAKAYCTRVGNGPFPSELDNELGEKIRQIGGEFGATTGRPRRTGWLDLVSLKHACMINGINNLVITKLDVLTGIENLKIVTHYKTEDGKIIDYFTSSTEKLYNYEPIYQDLPGWAEDITKARSYDELPDNAQKYIEFIEKYLGINVYLVSVGPERSQNIIRKELF, from the coding sequence ATGTCAACTTATGTAGTTGTAGGTCTTCAGTATGGAGATGAAGGTAAAGGTAAAATCACGGATGTTTTATCTGCAAAATCAGACTATGTAGTGCGTTTCCAAGGGGGAGACAACGCAGGTCACACGGTTTATGTTGGTGAGGAAAAATTCGTTCTACACCTTCTTCCTTCAGGAGTTCTTCAATGCAAAGGGAAATGTATCATTGCGAACGGAGTAGTGGTAAACCCTAAGTCTTTTATTAGAGAAGTTGGTCAGATCGAGAGCAAAAACTTGAGAACAGATCACATTTTTATCAGCAGAAGAGCGCATGTTATCATGCCTTACCACATCCTTTTGGATACTTACCGTGAAGAGGAACACGGCGGAACTCAGATCGGAACAACCAAAAAAGGAATCGGACCTTGCTATGAAGATAAAATCGCAAGAGTCGGAATCAGAATGGTTGACCTATTAAACCCTGAGATTTTAAGAGATAAAATTGAGAAAAACCTAAAAGTTAAGAACTCTCTTTTTGAAAAATATTACGGAAAACCAGCTTTAGATGTTGAAGAGATCTATAATGAATATTTAGAAATCGGAAAACAGCTTCAGGATAGAATCGTTGATACTGAATTAGAATTAAACGAAGCGATCAGAGACGGTAAAAATGTTTTATTTGAAGGAGCTCAAGCATTAATGCTTGATATTGACTTCGGTACTTATCCATACGTAACTTCATCTTCTCCATCTACAGGAGGAGTTTGTTCAGGAGCAGGAGTTCCACCAACGTCACTTCAAAACCTGATCGGTGTGGCAAAAGCATACTGTACAAGAGTAGGAAACGGGCCTTTCCCATCTGAATTAGATAATGAATTAGGTGAGAAAATCAGACAAATTGGAGGTGAATTCGGTGCTACTACAGGGAGACCAAGAAGAACAGGTTGGTTAGACCTTGTATCTTTGAAGCATGCTTGTATGATCAACGGAATCAATAACCTTGTTATTACCAAGCTTGATGTTCTTACAGGAATTGAAAACCTTAAAATCGTTACGCACTACAAAACTGAAGACGGAAAAATTATTGATTACTTTACTTCGTCAACAGAGAAGTTGTATAACTATGAGCCAATCTATCAGGATTTACCAGGTTGGGCGGAAGATATCACAAAAGCGAGAAGCTATGATGAACTTCCAGACAATGCTCAGAAGTACATCGAGTTTATTGAAAAATACTTAGGAATTAATGTATATTTAGTTTCTGTAGGTCCTGAAAGAAGTCAGAACATTATCAGAAAAGAATTATTCTAA
- a CDS encoding alpha/beta fold hydrolase produces MTTSQKSAYLPSNINSKSQLFHTLFSPENTKATLLIVHGMQEHSGRYTEIAEYFANHGIAVLTYDHLGHGKSVKDKSEIGFFQLEKPDERLIADVEMMADHLAGQYPNVPHFILGHSMGSFITRCLLQKASNKFTGAIITGTGGPLPGIDLLRSYLSLANMIAPKHRTFLNSIFTKVNNKQFKKDKDFGDTSWLSINPKNRKAFEQDKLCGIPFTHNAFYTLFTVYKRATSKNWAASISPSFPFLFVSGQNDPIGDFSKGVMLTVHNLKSDGFQDVDANIYPEMRHEILNEEIREQVLNEIYDWILKHCK; encoded by the coding sequence ATGACTACATCTCAAAAATCAGCATACCTGCCATCAAATATAAACAGTAAATCCCAGCTTTTCCATACTCTATTTTCTCCGGAAAACACAAAAGCCACCCTTCTCATCGTTCACGGCATGCAGGAACACAGTGGAAGATATACAGAAATAGCAGAGTATTTTGCAAACCATGGCATTGCAGTACTGACGTATGATCATCTGGGTCATGGAAAGTCTGTAAAAGATAAAAGCGAGATTGGTTTTTTTCAACTTGAAAAACCGGATGAAAGATTGATTGCTGATGTGGAAATGATGGCCGATCATCTTGCTGGGCAATATCCGAATGTTCCTCATTTTATTCTGGGACATTCTATGGGATCTTTTATTACTCGTTGTCTTCTTCAGAAAGCTAGTAATAAGTTTACAGGAGCCATTATTACCGGAACTGGTGGCCCTTTGCCTGGTATTGATCTATTAAGAAGTTATTTATCATTAGCCAATATGATCGCTCCAAAGCATCGTACTTTTTTAAATTCTATTTTTACAAAAGTAAATAATAAACAGTTTAAGAAAGATAAAGATTTTGGTGATACAAGCTGGCTCAGCATTAATCCTAAAAACAGAAAAGCTTTTGAACAGGATAAATTGTGTGGAATTCCTTTTACTCACAATGCTTTTTATACTTTATTTACAGTCTATAAAAGAGCTACATCTAAGAATTGGGCTGCTTCTATTTCGCCGTCATTTCCTTTTCTATTTGTAAGCGGGCAGAATGATCCTATTGGTGATTTCAGTAAGGGAGTTATGCTTACTGTTCACAATCTAAAATCTGATGGATTTCAGGATGTGGATGCAAATATTTATCCGGAAATGCGTCATGAGATTCTCAATGAGGAAATACGGGAACAGGTTCTGAATGAGATTTATGATTGGATATTGAAGCATTGTAAATAG
- a CDS encoding helix-turn-helix transcriptional regulator, with the protein MNRIDRLISILTTLQSKKFVTADYIADKYEISIRTVYRDIKALGEIGVPIDYEPQKGYTVLQGFFLPPVLLTSDEANALIMISKLAERYTDKTIQKNVFNAIDKIKSVLRYSEKEKADQLQKKIGIYVSPETDRSKDHLTIIQNAIVDKQILKISYLNNSNEASEREIEPIGMSFYTNQWHLIAWCWKRNEYRDFKVLQIQDLKNTEQSFKKEVHFTLEEYISSLT; encoded by the coding sequence ATGAACAGAATTGACCGTCTGATTTCCATACTTACCACTTTACAATCTAAAAAGTTTGTAACTGCTGATTATATTGCTGATAAATATGAGATCAGTATCAGAACAGTTTACAGGGACATTAAAGCGCTAGGTGAAATTGGAGTTCCTATTGATTATGAGCCACAGAAAGGCTATACCGTCTTACAGGGTTTCTTTCTTCCTCCAGTTCTTCTGACCAGTGATGAAGCCAATGCTTTGATCATGATTTCCAAATTGGCTGAACGTTATACAGATAAAACAATACAGAAAAACGTCTTCAATGCAATAGACAAGATAAAATCTGTTTTACGATATTCTGAAAAGGAAAAAGCAGATCAACTACAGAAAAAGATTGGCATCTATGTTTCCCCTGAGACTGATCGCAGTAAAGATCATCTTACCATTATCCAGAATGCTATTGTTGATAAGCAGATTTTAAAAATAAGTTATCTCAATAACTCAAATGAAGCCAGTGAAAGGGAAATTGAACCCATCGGAATGAGCTTTTACACCAATCAATGGCATCTGATCGCATGGTGCTGGAAAAGAAATGAATACCGGGATTTTAAAGTTTTACAGATTCAGGATTTGAAGAATACAGAACAGTCATTTAAAAAAGAGGTGCATTTTACTCTTGAGGAGTATATTAGTTCTTTGACGTAG
- a CDS encoding zinc ribbon domain-containing protein, whose product MDKVYKNCQSCGIPLKKSPNGGGTNTDDSISTIYCDYCYEKGQFKQPEITAIEMQEFVKNKMKDMGFPGFLAGLFSKGIPKLERWKN is encoded by the coding sequence ATGGATAAAGTATACAAAAATTGTCAGAGCTGCGGAATACCTCTGAAAAAATCACCTAATGGAGGCGGAACTAATACAGACGATTCTATAAGCACAATCTATTGCGATTATTGCTATGAAAAAGGACAGTTTAAACAGCCAGAGATCACAGCAATAGAGATGCAGGAATTTGTAAAAAATAAAATGAAAGATATGGGCTTTCCAGGTTTTCTGGCCGGTTTATTTTCAAAAGGAATTCCTAAATTAGAACGCTGGAAAAATTAA
- a CDS encoding HEAT repeat domain-containing protein, translated as MTIEDLFKDKTTKAKEKTDIISKWIIDNSLPTDELIAFAEKAKDPVKGSCIEAMEYATKQNPNLADETVFTFVTQTLTEKAPRIKWESAKVIGNTAQLFPQSLNLAITNLITNTEHEGTVVRWSAAFALGEILKLKTPHNTTLLPALENISEKEEKNSIKKIYLDAIKKTKK; from the coding sequence ATGACTATAGAAGACCTTTTTAAAGACAAAACCACCAAAGCCAAGGAAAAGACAGATATCATCAGTAAATGGATTATCGACAATTCACTTCCTACAGACGAATTAATAGCCTTTGCTGAAAAAGCAAAAGATCCAGTAAAAGGAAGCTGTATAGAAGCTATGGAATATGCTACCAAACAGAATCCTAACCTAGCCGATGAAACCGTATTCACATTTGTTACCCAAACTCTTACTGAAAAAGCACCCAGAATAAAATGGGAAAGTGCTAAAGTAATTGGCAATACCGCTCAATTGTTTCCCCAGAGCCTGAATCTGGCCATTACCAATTTGATTACAAATACTGAACATGAAGGAACGGTTGTCCGCTGGAGTGCCGCTTTTGCATTGGGAGAAATTTTGAAACTGAAAACACCACATAATACAACGCTTCTTCCGGCACTTGAGAATATCAGTGAAAAAGAGGAAAAGAACAGCATCAAGAAAATTTATCTGGATGCGATTAAGAAAACAAAAAAGTAA
- a CDS encoding ABC-F family ATP-binding cassette domain-containing protein — protein sequence MILLQNISFGFPGGNLLFNHINLTIQSNTKSALVGSNGTGKSTLLKIIANEIQPLNGTINIQGDIFYIPQMFGNFNHLSIAECLNIDQKLAALEKITSGEVHEQYFEVLNDDWDIEERCQNVLQYWNLQDFDLNQKLEGLSGGQKTKVFLAGIQINQPDVIILDEPTNHLDLEGRKLLYDLIEKVNATVLMVSHDKTLLNLVDAIFELSNQGIATYGGNFDFYAEQKEVEDEALQNDIHAKERALKKAKEKERETLERKQKLDARGKQKQEKSGVARIMMNTLRNNAEKNTSKLKSVHTEKISGISGELRDLRSSVKNSDQMKVNFNDSGLHSGKILITAEGINFSYGNEKLWKENLDFEVRSGDRISIKGSNGSGKTTLIKMLLGNIKPTIGNINRAEFNSIYIDQEYSLINNNLTVDDFVQTFNDSALPESEVKTLLSRFLFYKDTWDKKCGVLSGGERLRLLLCGLSISNKTPDMIILDEPTNNLDLQNVEILTNSIKDYLGTLLVISHDEVFLEEIGIGWEVVLE from the coding sequence ATGATTTTACTGCAAAATATATCCTTTGGGTTTCCGGGAGGAAATCTCCTTTTTAATCATATCAATTTAACAATACAATCTAATACCAAATCAGCTTTGGTAGGGAGTAACGGCACGGGAAAATCTACCTTGCTGAAGATCATAGCGAACGAAATACAGCCATTGAATGGTACGATAAACATTCAGGGCGATATTTTTTATATTCCCCAAATGTTTGGGAATTTTAATCATTTAAGCATCGCAGAGTGTCTGAATATAGATCAAAAGCTTGCTGCTCTTGAAAAAATTACGAGTGGGGAAGTACATGAGCAATATTTTGAAGTCCTCAATGACGATTGGGATATTGAAGAACGTTGCCAGAACGTATTACAATACTGGAATCTTCAGGATTTTGATTTAAACCAAAAGCTAGAAGGGCTAAGTGGTGGCCAGAAGACCAAAGTCTTTCTTGCCGGAATCCAGATCAATCAACCTGATGTCATTATTTTGGATGAGCCGACCAATCATCTGGATTTAGAAGGAAGAAAACTATTGTATGACCTTATTGAAAAGGTAAATGCTACTGTTTTAATGGTGAGTCACGACAAAACATTGCTCAATCTGGTAGATGCAATTTTTGAACTAAGTAATCAGGGAATTGCTACATATGGAGGAAACTTTGATTTCTATGCAGAACAGAAAGAAGTGGAAGATGAAGCTTTACAAAACGACATTCATGCCAAGGAACGGGCATTGAAAAAGGCAAAAGAAAAAGAACGCGAAACCCTAGAACGTAAGCAAAAGCTTGATGCCAGAGGCAAACAAAAACAGGAAAAATCAGGTGTTGCCAGAATTATGATGAATACCCTTAGGAATAATGCAGAGAAAAATACCTCAAAGCTGAAAAGTGTCCATACAGAAAAGATCAGTGGAATTTCAGGAGAATTGAGAGATTTGCGTTCTTCTGTAAAGAATTCTGATCAGATGAAGGTCAATTTTAATGATTCCGGGTTGCATTCCGGGAAAATCTTAATTACAGCTGAAGGTATTAATTTTAGTTATGGAAATGAAAAATTATGGAAAGAAAACCTTGATTTTGAAGTGCGAAGTGGTGACCGAATTTCCATTAAGGGCTCCAATGGTTCAGGAAAAACAACCTTGATAAAAATGTTACTGGGGAATATTAAACCTACCATTGGAAATATTAACAGAGCAGAATTCAATAGTATTTATATTGATCAGGAATATTCCCTGATTAATAATAATCTGACAGTTGATGATTTTGTACAAACCTTTAATGATAGTGCATTACCGGAATCAGAAGTGAAGACTTTGTTGTCCAGGTTTCTGTTCTATAAGGATACATGGGATAAAAAATGTGGGGTTTTAAGTGGAGGAGAACGTCTGAGGTTACTTTTGTGCGGGCTTTCCATCAGTAATAAAACTCCTGATATGATTATTCTTGATGAACCTACGAATAATCTGGACTTGCAAAATGTTGAAATTCTGACCAATTCTATTAAGGATTATCTTGGAACATTGCTGGTGATCTCACATGATGAAGTTTTTCTGGAAGAGATTGGAATTGGCTGGGAAGTTGTGCTGGAATAG
- a CDS encoding phosphoribosyltransferase, with protein sequence MESIKVHDKTFVPYLKDAEIQEIVKETALRIYEDYKDEVPVFIGVLNGVIMFFSDLLKYYPGECEIAFLQMSSYVGTESTGIVYQKMELTKDVKDRHIILVEDIVDTGNTVESLFKYFQETQRPKSVKLASFLLKPEIYKKDFKLDYIGKEIPNKFVLGYGLDYDELGRNLPNLYQLEDGQINH encoded by the coding sequence ATGGAAAGTATTAAAGTTCACGACAAAACTTTCGTTCCTTATTTAAAGGATGCCGAAATTCAGGAAATTGTAAAAGAGACCGCATTAAGAATTTATGAAGATTACAAAGACGAAGTTCCTGTTTTCATTGGTGTTTTGAATGGAGTTATCATGTTCTTCTCAGATCTTTTAAAATATTATCCTGGGGAATGCGAAATCGCTTTCCTACAAATGAGTTCTTATGTAGGAACTGAATCTACAGGAATTGTTTACCAAAAAATGGAGCTTACAAAAGATGTAAAAGATCGTCACATCATCCTTGTAGAAGATATCGTTGATACAGGAAATACGGTTGAAAGTCTTTTCAAATATTTCCAGGAAACACAACGTCCTAAGTCTGTAAAACTAGCAAGTTTCTTATTGAAACCTGAAATTTACAAGAAGGATTTCAAACTGGACTATATTGGAAAAGAAATTCCAAATAAATTTGTTCTTGGTTATGGATTGGATTATGATGAATTAGGAAGAAACCTACCTAATTTGTATCAATTAGAAGACGGACAAATCAATCATTAA
- a CDS encoding adenylate kinase produces MINIVLFGPPGSGKGTQAQNLIEKFNLKQVSTGDLFRYNMKNDTELGKLAKSYIDKGELVPDQVTTDMLIDEIRKPTDTNGFIFDGYPRTTAQTEALEKIVKEELNDEIDICLSLIVEDKILVERLLKRGETSGRSDDSNVEIIENRIKEYYTKTAEVAELYKQQGKYVEVNGVGEINEISQKLFAEVEKIK; encoded by the coding sequence ATGATAAACATAGTTCTGTTCGGCCCTCCAGGAAGTGGAAAAGGAACACAAGCTCAGAATCTAATCGAGAAATTTAATCTAAAGCAGGTTTCAACAGGTGATCTTTTCAGATACAATATGAAAAATGACACTGAACTAGGAAAACTGGCTAAGTCATACATCGATAAGGGAGAATTGGTTCCGGATCAGGTAACAACAGATATGCTGATTGACGAGATCAGAAAACCTACCGACACTAATGGTTTTATCTTTGATGGTTATCCAAGAACGACTGCGCAAACAGAAGCACTGGAAAAAATCGTTAAAGAAGAACTTAACGACGAGATCGACATCTGTCTTTCATTGATCGTAGAGGATAAAATTTTGGTGGAAAGACTTCTGAAAAGAGGAGAAACCAGCGGTAGATCGGATGACAGCAATGTAGAGATCATTGAAAACAGAATTAAAGAATATTATACTAAAACAGCAGAAGTAGCCGAACTTTACAAACAACAAGGTAAATATGTTGAAGTAAACGGCGTAGGGGAAATTAACGAAATTTCCCAGAAACTTTTCGCTGAAGTAGAGAAAATTAAATAA
- the obgE gene encoding GTPase ObgE has product MSNFVDYVKIHCKSGHGGAGSAHLRREKYIPKGGPDGGDGGRGGHVIMRGNAQEWTLLPLRYTRHIKAERGENGAKNQLTGADGSDIYIDVPIGTIAKNEEGEIIGEILEDKQEIILMEGGKGGRGNEFFKSSTNQTPRYAQPGMDGQEGYIVFELKILADVGLVGFPNAGKSTLLASVSAAKPKIANYAFTTLTPNLGIVDYRNYKSFVMADIPGIIEGAAEGKGLGHRFLRHIERNSILLFLIPADSEDHFQEFKILENELKEYNPELLDKDFIVSVSKSDLLDDELKKEIAAEFPENKQPLFFSGVTGEGLVELKDAIWKQLHG; this is encoded by the coding sequence ATGTCTAACTTTGTAGATTACGTAAAGATCCATTGTAAAAGCGGACACGGAGGTGCTGGTTCTGCCCACCTTCGCCGTGAAAAGTATATTCCTAAAGGTGGTCCCGATGGAGGCGACGGAGGTCGTGGAGGACACGTTATAATGAGAGGAAATGCTCAGGAATGGACTTTACTTCCGCTTCGATACACCCGTCACATAAAAGCAGAACGTGGTGAAAACGGAGCAAAAAACCAGCTTACCGGTGCTGACGGTTCTGATATTTATATTGATGTTCCTATCGGAACGATCGCTAAAAATGAAGAAGGAGAAATTATCGGCGAGATCCTTGAAGACAAACAGGAAATCATTTTGATGGAAGGTGGAAAAGGAGGACGAGGAAATGAATTCTTCAAATCTTCTACCAATCAAACCCCAAGATATGCTCAGCCTGGAATGGACGGACAGGAAGGCTATATAGTCTTCGAACTTAAAATTTTAGCCGACGTAGGACTGGTTGGATTTCCTAATGCTGGAAAATCTACACTTCTAGCTTCTGTTTCTGCAGCAAAACCTAAGATTGCCAACTACGCCTTTACAACCCTTACTCCTAACCTTGGGATCGTGGATTACAGAAATTACAAATCATTTGTAATGGCTGATATTCCAGGAATCATTGAAGGAGCAGCAGAAGGAAAAGGTTTAGGACACAGATTCCTTAGACATATCGAAAGAAACTCAATCCTGTTATTTTTAATTCCTGCAGATTCTGAAGATCACTTCCAGGAATTCAAGATTCTTGAAAATGAATTGAAGGAATATAACCCTGAGCTTTTAGATAAAGATTTCATTGTTTCTGTTTCAAAATCCGATCTTTTGGATGATGAGCTGAAAAAAGAGATCGCTGCTGAATTCCCAGAAAATAAACAGCCTTTATTCTTTTCTGGAGTTACCGGAGAAGGCCTTGTAGAACTGAAAGATGCTATCTGGAAACAACTGCATGGATAA
- a CDS encoding DUF6438 domain-containing protein gives MKYVLGLCAFIFIFSCTSQKVNSKYSKIEYQATPCFGFCPVFTMTINPDRTAVFEAEHFNFNDKPSKDEFSKPREGTFKGTIKESDYNKLISLLDGLEVKNLNDKYGKKNITDLPTSYLRINFTDGTSKNVEDYGKRGSQKLSEVYQFFENLRKNQNWTKVQ, from the coding sequence ATGAAATATGTCCTAGGCCTTTGTGCTTTTATATTTATATTTTCCTGTACTTCTCAGAAAGTCAATTCAAAATATTCTAAAATTGAATACCAGGCAACTCCATGTTTCGGATTCTGTCCTGTATTTACAATGACGATCAATCCGGACAGAACAGCAGTCTTTGAAGCAGAACATTTTAATTTTAATGATAAGCCTTCAAAAGATGAATTTTCAAAACCTCGTGAGGGAACTTTTAAAGGAACCATTAAAGAGTCTGATTACAATAAACTCATCAGTTTACTGGATGGTTTAGAGGTAAAAAATCTAAATGACAAATACGGTAAAAAAAACATTACAGATCTACCTACCTCTTATTTACGAATCAACTTTACTGATGGTACTTCAAAAAATGTAGAAGATTATGGCAAACGTGGAAGCCAAAAGCTTTCTGAAGTCTATCAATTTTTTGAAAACTTAAGAAAGAATCAGAACTGGACTAAGGTACAATAG
- a CDS encoding porin family protein, with protein sequence MKKNFFFILLLAASAFSNAQNSSKSISFGVKGGYSLSSMKFYGEKLDSKSYFYAGIVAEKPISSQFSVQAEVLYTQLGGSISYPWTQLVGNEIVDVGDMKFDYKINQVQVPISAKYYFIPKFSASVGMNIGFNISSKTKISTMFGEDTGESEGLKTVNLFPFLGAEYKITEKFFVDARYNFNFFEMNKSNTVPTKVGFLQAGVGYRFK encoded by the coding sequence ATGAAGAAAAACTTTTTTTTCATTTTATTATTGGCTGCTTCGGCCTTTAGTAATGCACAGAACTCTTCAAAATCCATAAGCTTTGGAGTAAAAGGAGGCTATTCGTTATCCAGTATGAAATTTTACGGAGAAAAACTGGATTCAAAATCTTATTTCTATGCTGGTATAGTTGCTGAAAAACCGATCTCATCTCAATTTAGTGTACAGGCAGAAGTATTATATACTCAATTAGGGGGCAGTATTTCATACCCATGGACCCAACTGGTAGGTAATGAAATTGTAGATGTAGGGGATATGAAATTTGATTATAAAATTAATCAGGTACAGGTTCCTATTTCAGCAAAATATTATTTTATTCCAAAATTTTCTGCTTCCGTGGGAATGAATATCGGATTTAATATTTCATCAAAAACAAAAATCAGCACTATGTTTGGTGAAGATACCGGAGAATCTGAAGGCTTAAAAACAGTAAATCTTTTCCCTTTCCTTGGTGCAGAGTATAAAATTACTGAAAAGTTCTTTGTGGATGCCCGATACAATTTCAATTTCTTTGAAATGAATAAAAGTAATACCGTGCCTACAAAAGTTGGTTTTCTACAAGCTGGTGTAGGATATCGATTTAAATAA
- a CDS encoding DEAD/DEAH box helicase, which yields MNFTDLNLIEPIAKAIQEQGYTTPTPIQERSIPEILQGRDFLGCAQTGTGKTAAFAIPILQNLSKNKIPNKNIKALILTPTRELAIQIEENINAYGKYLPLKELVIFGGVKQGNQEAALKRGVDILVATPGRLLDFIAQGIISLRNLEIFVLDEADRMLDMGFVHDVKRIIKLLPQKRQTLFFSATMPGEIQKLANSILNNPVKVEVTPVSSTADTIQQSVYFVEKENKLNLLSHILQNDIADSVLVFSRTKHGADKIARKLQKDNISAEAIHGNKSQNARQNALNNFKSGKTRVLVATDIAARGIDIDELKFVINFELSDVSETYVHRIGRTGRAGAEGSSISFVDGLDLLNLKNTEKLIGKKIPVIKNHPFHTDDLVAQKRDSNNKPASAGSERPQRPSNNSRPNNNRNKKKPTSSETPSTGFKKPKNKNFTRKK from the coding sequence TTGAATTTTACAGACTTAAACTTAATAGAACCTATTGCTAAGGCAATCCAGGAACAGGGATATACGACTCCAACACCCATTCAGGAAAGATCTATTCCTGAAATATTACAAGGCAGAGACTTTTTAGGCTGTGCACAAACCGGAACAGGAAAAACAGCAGCATTTGCTATTCCTATTTTGCAGAATCTATCTAAAAATAAAATACCGAACAAAAATATTAAAGCTTTAATCCTTACGCCTACCAGAGAGTTGGCAATCCAGATTGAAGAGAACATTAATGCTTACGGTAAATATCTTCCGTTAAAGGAACTTGTTATTTTCGGAGGAGTAAAACAAGGAAACCAGGAAGCTGCTCTAAAAAGAGGGGTTGATATTTTGGTGGCTACACCAGGAAGACTTCTTGACTTTATTGCTCAAGGAATTATCAGCTTAAGAAATCTTGAAATATTCGTTCTTGATGAAGCAGACAGAATGCTTGACATGGGATTTGTACATGATGTAAAAAGAATCATCAAGCTATTGCCACAGAAAAGGCAGACTTTATTCTTCTCTGCAACAATGCCGGGAGAAATTCAGAAACTGGCTAATTCTATCCTGAACAATCCTGTAAAGGTAGAAGTAACCCCTGTTTCTTCTACTGCAGATACTATTCAGCAATCTGTTTACTTTGTAGAAAAGGAAAACAAACTGAATCTTTTATCTCATATTCTTCAAAATGACATTGCAGATTCTGTATTGGTATTTTCGAGAACAAAACATGGTGCTGATAAAATTGCCAGAAAGCTTCAAAAAGATAATATCTCTGCAGAAGCGATCCATGGGAACAAATCTCAAAATGCGAGACAGAATGCCCTTAATAACTTCAAATCAGGGAAAACCAGAGTTCTTGTTGCTACCGATATTGCTGCAAGAGGAATTGATATTGATGAATTAAAATTCGTTATCAATTTTGAGCTCTCTGACGTTTCTGAAACTTATGTACACAGAATCGGAAGAACAGGAAGAGCCGGAGCTGAAGGATCTTCTATTTCTTTTGTAGATGGACTGGATCTTCTTAATCTGAAAAATACGGAGAAACTGATCGGAAAGAAGATTCCTGTTATCAAGAACCACCCATTCCATACGGATGATCTGGTAGCACAGAAAAGAGATTCTAATAACAAACCAGCTTCTGCAGGTTCTGAGAGACCACAAAGGCCTAGCAACAACTCAAGACCTAACAATAATAGAAATAAAAAGAAGCCAACATCTTCTGAAACTCCTTCTACCGGATTTAAAAAGCCTAAGAACAAAAATTTCACCAGAAAAAAATAA